In Campylobacterota bacterium, one DNA window encodes the following:
- a CDS encoding rod shape-determining protein RodA — translation MFTPRRYLRYFDWASFFLMLTILSIGLLFVFSATYTPQKPFSLFFKKQVVGSLIGLGLYAFFSILDLRLFIRWGFWGYFVSMALLLYTFVGGWIGMGAKRWINLYFFRGQPSELIKFFLPAFVAFYFAELEVPKYFVDYQFSFREYLFPLATLALNFVLILKQPDLGTALIVLFSGLALFWFVGLDRRFFLVLALASLVAAPVLWKCLKPYQQKRVLVLLGYGDEKKERYHIEQSKIAIGSGGLMGKGLLKGTQNKLGFLPEDHTDFIFSVMCEEVGFLGALVLIALFCMLIGRIVYIGLYAKLFFEQIVLVGLLMPFMLSVCINIGMVIGLLPVVGIPLPLCTYGISHLWITLASLGIINNIAIRRFYY, via the coding sequence ATGTTTACGCCACGGCGGTATCTTCGTTATTTTGACTGGGCAAGTTTTTTTTTGATGCTCACTATCTTGAGCATTGGGTTGCTCTTTGTTTTTAGTGCTACCTACACACCGCAAAAGCCATTTTCACTCTTTTTTAAAAAGCAAGTAGTTGGCTCACTTATTGGCCTTGGACTGTACGCATTTTTCTCTATTCTTGATTTGCGCTTATTTATACGATGGGGATTTTGGGGGTATTTTGTTTCGATGGCCTTGTTGTTGTACACCTTTGTTGGGGGATGGATTGGCATGGGGGCCAAGCGCTGGATAAATTTATATTTTTTTCGTGGGCAGCCGTCTGAGTTGATCAAATTTTTCTTGCCGGCTTTTGTTGCGTTTTATTTTGCAGAGCTGGAGGTGCCTAAGTACTTTGTAGATTATCAGTTTTCGTTTCGTGAGTATCTTTTTCCCTTAGCAACGCTTGCACTTAACTTTGTCCTGATTTTAAAACAGCCAGATTTGGGGACTGCATTGATTGTGCTGTTTTCCGGACTAGCGTTGTTTTGGTTTGTTGGCCTTGATCGGCGTTTTTTTCTAGTGCTAGCTTTAGCAAGCCTTGTTGCAGCCCCAGTGTTGTGGAAGTGTCTTAAGCCGTATCAGCAAAAGCGGGTACTTGTACTGCTTGGGTATGGTGATGAAAAAAAAGAGCGTTATCACATCGAGCAGTCAAAAATTGCCATAGGCTCAGGGGGGCTGATGGGTAAAGGTTTGTTGAAGGGTACCCAAAATAAGCTTGGTTTCTTGCCCGAAGATCATACAGATTTTATTTTTTCAGTTATGTGTGAGGAGGTTGGCTTTCTTGGAGCATTGGTACTTATTGCTCTGTTTTGCATGCTGATTGGCCGCATTGTCTACATCGGCCTTTATGCAAAGCTTTTTTTTGAGCAGATTGTGCTAGTGGGCTTGCTTATGCCGTTTATGCTGTCGGTCTGCATCAACATTGGCATGGTGATTGGCTTGCTGCCCGTGGTGGGTATTCCCTTACCCTTGTGTACCTATGGTATTTCGCACTTGTGGATTACGCTGGCAAGTTTGGGGATTATCAACAACATTGCTATTCGGCGGTTTTATTATTAA
- a CDS encoding ankyrin repeat domain-containing protein, translated as MKTIFKYLLLFVSLTITSLFCKQPTPDALKTAFIAILDENYIGLQEYIKDGYDVNAQPDIFLTEKHKFFNLFDMSSIVDNKGLYFFIEQIDFLNALLGERNTLLHTAVDLGHSKFVELLLNNNANPRVQNIYKQTTLHFAVERLNNKLLENKMRIIKLLLEKGADINAEDQNGLTVLDYCCEKNHNEDCYYTVCKLLLEKGANAHKKGPHNITALDRARDAGNTKIAKLLSQHMKKTK; from the coding sequence ATGAAAACCATATTCAAATATCTGCTATTATTCGTTTCACTTACAATAACGTCACTTTTCTGTAAACAACCTACACCCGACGCACTCAAGACCGCCTTTATAGCAATCCTTGATGAAAATTATATTGGGCTACAGGAATATATTAAAGATGGTTACGATGTTAATGCACAGCCAGACATCTTCCTGACCGAAAAACACAAGTTTTTCAACCTCTTTGACATGAGCAGTATTGTTGATAATAAAGGATTATACTTTTTTATTGAGCAAATAGATTTCCTTAATGCCCTTCTAGGCGAAAGAAATACACTGCTCCATACAGCTGTTGATTTAGGGCATTCAAAATTCGTTGAACTCTTACTTAACAATAACGCTAATCCAAGGGTTCAAAATATTTACAAGCAAACAACGCTTCATTTTGCAGTTGAACGACTTAATAACAAATTACTCGAAAATAAAATGCGCATAATCAAACTACTTTTGGAGAAAGGCGCGGACATCAATGCAGAAGATCAAAATGGCTTAACCGTACTCGACTACTGCTGCGAGAAAAACCATAATGAAGATTGTTACTATACGGTATGCAAACTACTTCTTGAAAAGGGAGCCAATGCACATAAAAAAGGTCCCCACAACATTACAGCTCTTGATAGAGCCCGAGATGCAGGAAATACCAAAATCGCGAAGTTATTATCCCAACATATGAAAAAAACAAAGTAG
- a CDS encoding CDP-glycerol glycerophosphotransferase family protein yields MKNIIYILLVCCLLLTGWMSANIQDNYKLAKNETTAGKKKLLIFTSKGGNGHMNGTAALKEMLGDQYDIQVVNPFETIFRSLDIVRKLSFGKSDWESLYNKLYQKGMTNVNNFMCKKFGPWLERSNREEFERRLHILLEQEKPDLVISIIPLINLAAGNATNKLSIPFIVVTQDGNLKLWSLGLENLKHENYAITIGMNTPTTREYLEKQGISHNNIHTIGFPLRQPFFQNKHKKVKEIRQEWNIPQDKFTVMMMMGGPGGRQLIKFTEEILRNNLDVHLLICCGRNEKIKNNLESLLSKKQDITFTLVPFTNKVADLMAASDLLLTKPGPNTIAEAVQSYLPIVVDASMTTLFWERANIKYVTENNYGETLTSLKNLAPIIREYMHKRKTQPKETYHAYNQFNQEIVKLIANMLEKKALQTAQPLSDKQATKLAKQ; encoded by the coding sequence ATGAAAAATATCATCTATATTCTTTTGGTCTGCTGTTTGCTGCTAACTGGCTGGATGTCAGCAAACATTCAAGACAACTATAAGCTTGCAAAAAACGAAACGACTGCGGGCAAAAAAAAGCTTCTTATTTTCACAAGCAAGGGCGGCAATGGCCATATGAATGGAACTGCAGCACTCAAAGAAATGCTTGGAGATCAGTATGATATACAAGTAGTAAACCCCTTTGAAACTATCTTTCGATCACTTGATATCGTACGCAAGCTAAGTTTTGGAAAATCAGACTGGGAAAGTCTGTATAATAAGCTTTATCAAAAAGGTATGACTAACGTTAATAACTTCATGTGTAAAAAATTTGGGCCGTGGCTTGAGCGTAGCAACCGCGAAGAATTTGAAAGACGACTGCATATCTTGCTCGAACAAGAAAAGCCTGACCTCGTTATTTCGATTATTCCGCTTATTAATTTAGCGGCTGGCAATGCAACCAATAAGCTGAGCATCCCTTTCATTGTTGTCACACAAGATGGCAACCTCAAACTGTGGAGTCTTGGCCTTGAAAACCTCAAACACGAAAATTACGCCATAACTATTGGTATGAATACGCCAACAACCCGAGAATATTTAGAAAAACAGGGAATTTCCCACAACAATATTCATACAATCGGCTTCCCCCTACGCCAACCATTTTTCCAAAACAAACACAAAAAGGTCAAAGAAATAAGGCAAGAATGGAATATTCCGCAAGACAAATTTACTGTCATGATGATGATGGGTGGCCCTGGTGGCAGGCAACTGATCAAGTTCACTGAAGAAATTTTACGTAACAATCTTGACGTACATCTACTCATCTGCTGTGGCCGAAACGAAAAAATCAAAAATAACCTGGAATCATTGCTTTCAAAAAAACAAGATATCACTTTTACCCTTGTGCCTTTCACCAACAAAGTTGCAGACCTCATGGCGGCTAGCGACCTACTTCTCACCAAACCTGGGCCCAATACAATCGCTGAGGCCGTGCAAAGCTACCTGCCAATTGTTGTTGACGCAAGCATGACCACACTCTTTTGGGAACGCGCAAACATCAAATATGTCACTGAGAATAACTACGGGGAAACACTCACTTCGCTGAAAAACCTTGCTCCAATTATCAGAGAATATATGCACAAACGTAAAACTCAGCCCAAAGAGACATACCATGCATACAACCAATTCAACCAAGAAATTGTCAAACTGATTGCCAATATGCTTGAAAAAAAAGCTCTTCAAACGGCACAACCCCTATCTGACAAGCAAGCCACTAAGCTTGCAAAACAATAA
- a CDS encoding CPBP family intramembrane metalloprotease has product MFSKYSLKLCTLFRVLGPVVLSAFSILCVCLLINPIACALDPSFHLLANRGLGKVTLSLIVIAHIFLLTCFAKHSFFQKFLDTNVRFFKRPTWLKDFFSFFAIFLLLHILFLTTLCLSGLVTYTPSGWTRLSSMWANLLWGFIVTFFLAWSEEVIFRGTLYLYLEQSLSPISSVTLTSFVFMLVHDLSNPFVFFGSQWRLGLGLFLLGMLLNLIFTATNKLYTGMGAHAGLVYVKVALRRLPLLSYPTLPFWLSVDLRQSLAVHALFCLGIIIALTAQKPSFFKAKSSF; this is encoded by the coding sequence ATGTTTTCCAAATACTCCTTAAAACTATGCACCCTTTTTCGTGTGTTAGGGCCGGTAGTATTATCGGCCTTTTCAATTTTGTGCGTATGCCTTCTTATCAATCCAATCGCATGCGCACTTGACCCATCCTTTCATCTTCTCGCAAATCGTGGGCTTGGTAAGGTAACACTTTCTTTAATTGTTATTGCACATATTTTCTTGCTAACCTGCTTTGCTAAACATAGTTTTTTTCAAAAATTTCTTGATACTAATGTCCGCTTTTTCAAACGGCCAACTTGGCTCAAAGATTTTTTTAGTTTTTTTGCTATCTTTTTGCTCCTTCACATTTTATTTCTTACTACACTATGCCTGAGCGGCTTAGTTACCTATACTCCAAGTGGATGGACCCGACTATCAAGTATGTGGGCTAATTTGTTATGGGGTTTTATTGTCACGTTTTTTCTAGCCTGGAGCGAGGAAGTAATCTTTAGAGGAACACTGTATCTCTACCTTGAGCAATCACTCTCACCAATCAGCAGCGTTACGCTTACTTCATTTGTTTTCATGCTGGTACATGACCTTTCAAATCCATTTGTTTTTTTTGGCAGTCAGTGGCGCCTTGGTTTGGGGCTATTCTTGCTTGGCATGCTGCTTAACCTAATATTTACCGCTACAAATAAGCTCTATACCGGCATGGGGGCGCACGCCGGCTTGGTCTACGTTAAGGTGGCCCTCCGCCGTTTGCCCCTTTTAAGCTACCCAACCCTTCCGTTTTGGCTTTCAGTCGACCTACGGCAGTCTTTGGCCGTTCACGCTCTCTTTTGCCTGGGTATCATCATAGCCCTGACAGCCCAAAAACCCTCTTTTTTTAAGGCAAAATCTAGCTTTTGA
- a CDS encoding HU family DNA-binding protein, with protein sequence MNKSELIAALSEETNFSKKDIAKVLASFTRIIERTLRKGGKVSLTGFGTYWISHRPARVGINPATKEKIQLPEVRVPRFKPGKHLKEQVRSA encoded by the coding sequence ATGAACAAGAGCGAATTGATAGCTGCACTCAGTGAAGAAACAAATTTCAGTAAAAAAGACATTGCAAAAGTATTGGCCTCTTTTACACGAATCATCGAACGCACCCTCAGAAAAGGCGGAAAGGTATCATTGACCGGTTTTGGAACATATTGGATCTCACATCGTCCAGCCCGTGTTGGTATCAACCCAGCGACAAAGGAAAAAATCCAACTTCCAGAAGTACGCGTTCCACGCTTTAAACCAGGTAAACACTTAAAAGAACAAGTACGCTCAGCATAG